The Streptomyces sp. TLI_105 DNA segment GTGATCGCCACCTCCGGGAAGAACGCACCGCTGTCCCTTACGCGGGGGGCGTCCTGCTGCGCCTCGGCTTGCTTCTTGGCGAAGTACGTCTCGGTCTCGAAGTCGAGACGCACGTGGGTGGTTTCTTCCGGCAGCGCCGGCAGGTCCTTGCAGCGCCCGTCCGCGTCGGTGGCGGAGCCGCCGAGCGTGACCCACTGCGCGTCGGAGCCGCTGCGGGCCGCGAGCGTGATGGCCACGCCCTCGGCCGGGCGGCCGATGCTGGTGTCCAGGATGTGCGTGGACACCGAGGCGGTGGTGTCGGTGCTCATGCGGAGCTCTCTTCCTCGGAGGTCTCGGAGGTCTCGGGGTTCTCGGTGGTCTCCACGAGACGGGTCAGCCGGATGCGGTTGATCTTGCCCAGTTCGGTGCGGACGATCTCCCGCTCCGTCTCGGGCGAGTTCCCGATCCGCTCCCGGACCGCGTCGCGCATCTGCTCGCCGGTCCTGCCGGTGGCGCAGATGAGGAAGACATGACCGAACTTCTCCTGATAGGCCAGGTTCAGTTCGAGCATCTCGGCCTTGAGCTCCGCGGAGGCGCCGGCCATCCCGCTCTGCTCGCGGGAGGAGGTCGGGTCCCCTGCCTTCGGACGACCGATCGGCGGGTGCCCCGCCATCGCCTCGGCCAGATCCTCGGCGGTCAGCTCGGCCATGGCGGCGTCGCTGGCGAGGAAGAGGGCTTCGGCGGTGGAGTACGGGCGCTGGGCGAGGACCTTGCTCCCCCACGCCGAACTGGAACACACCTCGTGGAGCGCGGCGACGGCCTCGCTGTCCGAGGAGGTGTTGAACCGGGTGAGGCCCGGTGTCGTACCTGAAGTCACGGGAAGCCTCCGTGGCTGTTTTTCGCTGTGCGTCGGACGGGCTGCGGATAGCTAACGCCCTCCGCAACACAACGTCAACACTTTGTTGAAAACTCGGCCACACAAAAGCCGTCGTCCCGACATCTGGACGACGGCTCCCGGCCACACATGATCAACTACTCGGCCTTGGCGGCCTTTTCCCTGTTCAGGGCGGTCTCCCGGTTCAGGTAGTTGTACACCGTGAAACGGCTGACGCCGAGCGCGCCCGCCACCGTCTCCACCCCATGGCGCACCGAGAAGGCACCGCGCGCCTCCAGGATCCGGACGACCTCCTGCTTCGCCTTGCGGTCCAGTTCGGCCAGCGGCATCCCGTGCCGCCGTTCCATCGCCGCGAGGATGTGGTCCAGGGAGTCCGAAAGCTGGGGCAGGCGCACGGCGAGGACGTCCTCGCCCTCCCAGGACAGGACGACGTCGTCGCCCTCCGCCTGCGCGGGGACGAGCAGCTCGGCGCCCATGGCGTCGACCAGGGGCTTCACCGCCGCGACCAAGGGGTGCTCGCTCACTTGCCGCCCTCCCCGATCACGTTCACCTGGAGCGAGACGCGCGTGGCGCCGGCCGCGAGCGACTCGCGCAGCAGGGCGTCGACGGCGGTGAGCACCGCGTCGGCGTCGCCTTCCGCCGTGTTGCCGAAGGGACCTACGTCCACCGCGTCCAGCTCGGCCGACTGGATGACCTCACGAGCCACGACCGCGTGCGCCGGCGCCTCGTCGAGGTCGAACGGCTCGGTCGTGAACTCCACTCTCAAACGCTCCATGGCCCCACGCTACGGCCCCACCCGGCCGCGCGGGAGCCCCGGACCTGCGGGGACCCCTTGACAAGTGCGGCGCCCGCCTTGCAACATTCCGTCAGACAGAAACTTACTTCCGCAATACGGAAGGAGCGCCGCCCCTCATGGGATACACGGACCAGCGCTTCGATGTGAACCTGTCGATCCTCTTCACGGAACTCCCGCTCCTGGAGCGCCCCGCGGCCGCCGCCGCGGCGGGCTTCACCGCGGTCGAGCTGTGGTGGCCCTGGATCGACACCGCCACCCCCGAGCAGAGCGAGCTCGACGCCCTCAAGAAGGCTCTTGAGGACGCCGGCACCCAGCTGGTGGGCCTGAACTTCTACGCCGGGCAGCTCCCCGGCCCGGACCGCGGAGCCCTCTCCGTGCCCGGGGAAGAGTCGGACCGCTTCCGCGCCAACATCGAGGTGGCCGCCGACTTCGCCGCCTCGGTCGGCTGCAAGGCGCTCAACGCCCTCTACGGCAACCGCGTCGAAGGCGTGGACCCGCAGATCCAGGACACCCTCGCCCTGGAGAACCTGGTGCTGGCCGCCCGCGCGGCCGACCGCATCGGTGCGATCCTCCTCGTCGAGACCCTCAACAAGCCGGAGTCGCCGCTCTACCCGCTGGTGAGCGCCCCCGCCGCGATCGAGGTCATCGACAAGGTGAACGCGGCCACCGGCCTCGGCAACGCCAAGTTCCTCCTCGACGTCTACCACCTGTCGATGAACGGCGAGGACGTCAGCCAGGTCATCGCGGAGTACGCGGCCAAGACCGGCCACGTCCAGATCGCGGACAACCCGGGCCGTGGCGCGCCGGGCACCGGCGACCTGCCGCTCGAGCAGCTCCTCGACGAGCTGAAGAAGGCCGGTTACGACGGCTGGGTCGGCCTGGAGTACAAGGCCGCCGACGCCGCCGCTTCCTTCGAGTGGCTGCCCGCCGAGGCCCGCCCGGCCCGCTGACGCAGGCCCCCTCCCCGTATCACCTTGTTTTGAGAGGCACCCTCACCATGAGCACTCTTCCCAAGATCGCGTGGATCGGCCTCGGCATCATGGGCTCCCCCATGTCCGAGAACCTGATCAAG contains these protein-coding regions:
- the uraH gene encoding hydroxyisourate hydrolase, whose protein sequence is MSTDTTASVSTHILDTSIGRPAEGVAITLAARSGSDAQWVTLGGSATDADGRCKDLPALPEETTHVRLDFETETYFAKKQAEAQQDAPRVRDSGAFFPEVAITFAVKPGEHYHVPLLLNPFGYSVYRGS
- the uraD gene encoding 2-oxo-4-hydroxy-4-carboxy-5-ureidoimidazoline decarboxylase — translated: MTSGTTPGLTRFNTSSDSEAVAALHEVCSSSAWGSKVLAQRPYSTAEALFLASDAAMAELTAEDLAEAMAGHPPIGRPKAGDPTSSREQSGMAGASAELKAEMLELNLAYQEKFGHVFLICATGRTGEQMRDAVRERIGNSPETEREIVRTELGKINRIRLTRLVETTENPETSETSEEESSA
- a CDS encoding thiamine-binding protein, which translates into the protein MERLRVEFTTEPFDLDEAPAHAVVAREVIQSAELDAVDVGPFGNTAEGDADAVLTAVDALLRESLAAGATRVSLQVNVIGEGGK
- a CDS encoding helix-turn-helix domain-containing protein, translated to MGAELLVPAQAEGDDVVLSWEGEDVLAVRLPQLSDSLDHILAAMERRHGMPLAELDRKAKQEVVRILEARGAFSVRHGVETVAGALGVSRFTVYNYLNRETALNREKAAKAE
- a CDS encoding TIM barrel protein; the protein is MGYTDQRFDVNLSILFTELPLLERPAAAAAAGFTAVELWWPWIDTATPEQSELDALKKALEDAGTQLVGLNFYAGQLPGPDRGALSVPGEESDRFRANIEVAADFAASVGCKALNALYGNRVEGVDPQIQDTLALENLVLAARAADRIGAILLVETLNKPESPLYPLVSAPAAIEVIDKVNAATGLGNAKFLLDVYHLSMNGEDVSQVIAEYAAKTGHVQIADNPGRGAPGTGDLPLEQLLDELKKAGYDGWVGLEYKAADAAASFEWLPAEARPAR